The following proteins are co-located in the Enoplosus armatus isolate fEnoArm2 chromosome 10, fEnoArm2.hap1, whole genome shotgun sequence genome:
- the LOC139291314 gene encoding uncharacterized protein C3orf85-like, which translates to MRFVILFALLSGVFAAPFMKEEEAKRFIRLKRQSGYWDPHNPQNQWGYTVQEQANEYWTAIRTDAQYYMDMSHLMFDRSVATENNRLYMEMLRNARAHLDSQTGGRR; encoded by the exons ATGAGGTTTGTGATCCTGTTTGCTCTTTTGAGTG GTGTTTTTGCCGCCCCGTTCatgaaggaagaggaggcaaAGCGATTCATCCGGCTGAAGAGACAGTCGGGGTACTGGGATCCACACAACCCTCAGAACCAGTGGGGTTACACCGTTCAGGAACAG GCAAACGAGTACTGGACAGCAATACGAACAGATGCTCAGTACTACATGGACATGAGTCACCTGATGTTTGACCGCTCTGTGGCTAC AGAGAACAACAGGCTGTATATGGAGATGCTGCGCAATGCACGAGCTCACCTGGACAGCCAGACAGGTGGAcgcagataa